From the Bacteroidia bacterium genome, one window contains:
- a CDS encoding bifunctional alpha,alpha-trehalose-phosphate synthase (UDP-forming)/trehalose-phosphatase, with protein sequence MKKLLIVSNRLPIKVGSDGNNYIINRSEGGLATGLSSLNNEMETEWVGWPGIATTTKKEEREVSEKMGDSYHAVFMSRSEVKNYYQGFSNETIWPLFHCFTGFVDYDKAYWESYKKVNQRFCDKVAEVASEGDIIWVQDYHLMLLPEMLRQRLPNNPIGFFLHIPFPSYELFRTLPWRNEILEGLLGADLVGFHTYEYMRHFASVVSRILSHKCNLGEIRTRTHSCFIDAFPMGINYDKFHNSSQDQAVNGQIREFKARFGGFRLILSVDRLDYTKGILERLRAFGALFSKYPELKEKVSLVMVTVPSRYNVESYKNLKEQIDEQVGHINGKFSTLSWTPVHYFYRSIPFEHLTALYNLSDIGLVTPLRDGMNLVAKEYIASKQNQRGVLILSELAGSASELTDAIMVNPNNEEDIVAALYDALNMPEDEQKRRIEKMQAHIKKNSVEKWAQDFTGSLCAIADKRHQRARSIINGQVTKTIAAAFTRARKPRIILGYDGTLVPFDENPAMAEPTPDILRIIEELQQKCDLIITSGRDFSSLEQWFGKTGADLVAEHGIWFKTNNEWYKHAEMDTSWKDEVDSLLQQFILKTPGSFIENKTCSLAFHYRKTNQFLAEMHIPYIIKALSAVCVKHRLELLQGNKVLEVRISGISKATTVRSLLNNDQHDFLMAIGDDDTDEDVFGVLPSHAYTIKVGDDESIARYRIENELKVKSLLNELIKVKKQRKSPGQKSGVLTH encoded by the coding sequence ATGAAGAAACTACTGATTGTATCGAACAGGTTGCCCATAAAAGTTGGCAGCGATGGAAATAATTATATAATAAATAGAAGTGAAGGAGGACTTGCCACCGGCCTATCATCTCTTAATAATGAGATGGAGACGGAATGGGTGGGCTGGCCGGGAATTGCCACCACCACCAAAAAAGAGGAACGTGAGGTATCCGAAAAAATGGGCGATAGCTATCATGCTGTTTTCATGTCCAGGTCAGAAGTAAAGAATTATTACCAGGGGTTTAGCAATGAAACCATCTGGCCTCTTTTTCACTGCTTTACAGGTTTTGTTGATTATGATAAAGCATATTGGGAATCCTATAAAAAGGTGAACCAGCGGTTCTGCGATAAAGTGGCCGAGGTAGCCAGCGAAGGAGATATTATCTGGGTGCAGGACTATCACCTGATGTTATTACCGGAAATGCTGCGTCAAAGACTTCCAAATAATCCAATCGGTTTTTTCCTGCATATACCCTTTCCATCCTACGAGTTGTTCAGGACCCTCCCGTGGCGAAATGAAATTCTGGAAGGTTTGCTAGGCGCTGACCTGGTAGGATTCCATACCTATGAATATATGCGCCACTTCGCAAGTGTAGTTTCCCGGATTTTAAGCCATAAATGCAATTTGGGTGAAATAAGAACACGAACGCACTCATGTTTTATTGATGCTTTCCCGATGGGGATTAACTACGATAAGTTTCATAATTCTTCTCAGGATCAAGCTGTTAATGGGCAGATACGGGAGTTCAAGGCAAGATTCGGAGGCTTCAGGCTCATCCTTTCTGTTGACCGGCTGGACTATACAAAAGGCATCCTGGAGCGGCTCCGGGCATTCGGAGCACTGTTCTCAAAATATCCTGAGCTCAAGGAAAAAGTATCGCTGGTGATGGTAACCGTGCCTTCCCGATACAACGTAGAATCCTACAAAAACCTGAAAGAACAAATAGATGAACAGGTTGGGCATATTAACGGGAAGTTCTCCACCCTTTCCTGGACGCCCGTTCATTATTTCTACCGTTCCATTCCTTTTGAGCACCTGACGGCTTTATATAATCTGTCCGACATCGGGCTTGTAACACCTCTGCGAGATGGGATGAACCTTGTGGCGAAGGAATACATTGCCAGCAAGCAAAACCAGCGCGGGGTATTGATATTGAGCGAATTGGCAGGATCGGCCAGTGAACTTACCGATGCCATAATGGTGAATCCTAATAACGAAGAGGATATTGTGGCCGCTTTATATGATGCGCTCAATATGCCGGAAGATGAACAGAAAAGAAGAATTGAAAAAATGCAGGCGCATATCAAAAAGAATTCGGTGGAAAAATGGGCTCAGGATTTTACCGGTAGCCTTTGCGCAATTGCAGATAAAAGACACCAAAGAGCCAGGAGCATCATAAACGGCCAGGTAACTAAAACCATTGCAGCAGCTTTTACAAGGGCCCGCAAGCCACGGATTATCCTGGGCTATGACGGAACGCTGGTTCCGTTTGATGAAAACCCGGCAATGGCTGAGCCTACACCTGACATATTGAGAATCATTGAAGAACTTCAGCAAAAATGTGATCTCATTATAACGAGTGGCCGCGACTTTTCCAGCCTGGAGCAATGGTTTGGCAAAACCGGGGCAGATCTGGTTGCCGAACATGGCATCTGGTTTAAAACCAACAATGAATGGTACAAACATGCTGAAATGGATACATCCTGGAAAGATGAAGTAGATTCGCTCCTGCAACAGTTTATATTAAAAACGCCCGGTTCTTTTATCGAAAATAAAACCTGTTCATTAGCATTTCATTACAGGAAAACAAACCAGTTCCTTGCGGAGATGCATATTCCCTACATTATAAAGGCCCTTTCTGCAGTCTGCGTGAAACACAGGCTGGAATTATTACAGGGAAATAAGGTGCTGGAAGTACGTATTTCTGGCATCAGCAAAGCCACTACTGTACGCAGCCTGCTGAATAATGATCAGCATGATTTCCTGATGGCCATTGGAGATGATGATACGGATGAGGACGTTTTCGGGGTATTGCCTTCCCACGCCTATACTATTAAAGTAGGAGATGATGAAAGCATCGCCCGGTACCGGATAGAAAATGAATTAAAAGTAAAATCGCTTCTCAACGAATTAATAAAGGTTAAAAAACAGCGAAAATCTCCAGGTCAAAAATCCGGGGTTTTGACCCATTAA
- a CDS encoding mechanosensitive ion channel domain-containing protein codes for MVGEVWVNIAIVAGAIIVALLLHYVLFRFLQKSRIFHEREKVLMFWQQLYSPARVLMVLLSIFIVYRTVDAFTLPVSSTIRHLLSIVFILVVAWLTIKLIRAGRIILMRQYDLQSADNLAARKAYTQIYMIENILHFLVGVLTIGIILMTFPQVREVGVSLLTSAGIAGIILGFAAQKLIATILAGIQIALTQPFRIDDVVIVEREWGRIEEINLTYVVVKIWDERRLVVPTIYFIENPFQNWTRTSAEILGTVYILTDYRFPVSALRQEQTRLLQTTDLWDKRVNVLQVTDAKEKTMELRVLVSASDASSAWDLRVFLREKLIEFIQKNYPESLPLTRVEMNDPSGKKEDKAKKPGPVNF; via the coding sequence ATGGTCGGAGAAGTTTGGGTAAATATTGCTATAGTAGCAGGGGCCATTATTGTCGCTCTCCTCCTTCATTATGTGCTGTTTCGTTTTCTGCAAAAAAGCCGAATTTTCCATGAGCGGGAAAAAGTCCTCATGTTTTGGCAGCAGCTATACAGCCCGGCCAGGGTGCTCATGGTGCTGCTATCAATCTTTATTGTTTACAGAACTGTAGATGCTTTTACCCTTCCTGTTTCCTCCACGATTCGTCATCTGCTATCCATCGTATTTATTCTTGTCGTTGCCTGGCTTACTATTAAATTAATTCGAGCCGGACGAATCATATTGATGCGGCAGTATGACCTGCAGTCCGCAGATAATCTGGCGGCCAGAAAAGCCTATACCCAGATTTACATGATCGAGAATATCCTCCATTTCCTGGTAGGTGTTTTAACGATCGGTATTATTCTGATGACATTTCCGCAGGTGAGGGAGGTGGGCGTGAGCCTTCTTACCTCGGCAGGGATTGCCGGCATTATCCTGGGTTTTGCCGCGCAAAAACTTATTGCCACCATCCTGGCGGGAATCCAGATCGCCCTTACACAGCCATTCAGAATTGATGACGTGGTGATTGTAGAAAGGGAATGGGGCCGGATAGAGGAGATCAACCTTACTTATGTGGTCGTCAAAATATGGGATGAACGAAGGCTCGTAGTTCCTACCATATACTTTATTGAAAACCCCTTTCAGAACTGGACGCGTACCAGCGCGGAAATTTTGGGAACTGTCTATATCCTTACCGATTATCGTTTCCCGGTAAGTGCGCTACGGCAGGAACAAACTCGGCTCCTCCAGACTACAGATCTCTGGGATAAACGCGTGAACGTGTTGCAAGTAACGGATGCAAAGGAAAAAACAATGGAACTCAGGGTATTGGTGAGCGCCAGCGATGCTTCTTCGGCCTGGGATCTTAGAGTATTCCTCAGAGAAAAGCTTATTGAATTTATTCAGAAAAATTACCCGGAAAGCCTGCCGCTAACAAGGGTTGAAATGAATGACCCTTCCGGCAAAAAAGAGGATAAAGCAAAAAAACCAGGCCCCGTGAACTTTTAA
- a CDS encoding aldehyde dehydrogenase family protein codes for MTHRPYDKQIKESLKALGISTENSGAGTGQRWLKGSSAQEIQSLSPADGHIIARVSACDAVQYEEIIAEARKAFPGWRALPAPRRGEIVRQIGNRLREYKHHLGILVSYEMGKIYEEGMGEVQEMIDICDFAVGLSRQLYGLTMHSERTDHRMYEQWHPLGIVGIISAFNFPVAVYSWNAFLAAVCGNVMIWKPSEKTPLCAVAVQNIIAQVLKKNELPEGIFNLAIGDAKIGQALAADENVVLVSATGSVGMGRKVGQVVAGRLGKTLLELGGNNGIIISPNANLELALKGIVFGAVGTAGQRCTSTRRLIIHDSIYDEVREKLVHAYQQLRIGHPLDLGTLVGPLIDQDAVKMYLDAIEKVKAEGGIIAREGEKLEGEKYASGCFVSPCIAEADPGFKIVCEETFAPLLYLMKYSQLEEAIRIHNDVPQGLSSAIFTNSMQEAELFLSSRGSDCGIANVNIGTSGAEIGGAFGGEKNTGGGRESGSDSWKSYMRRQTNTINWSKELPLAQGIEFVI; via the coding sequence ATGACACATCGGCCTTATGACAAACAGATAAAGGAGAGCCTGAAGGCACTCGGAATTTCCACAGAGAATTCAGGAGCCGGCACCGGCCAAAGATGGCTGAAAGGAAGCAGCGCACAGGAGATCCAGAGCTTGTCGCCTGCTGACGGGCATATCATTGCCAGGGTTTCGGCTTGCGATGCTGTACAGTACGAGGAGATTATTGCTGAAGCCAGAAAGGCTTTCCCGGGTTGGCGGGCACTCCCGGCACCCAGGCGCGGAGAAATTGTGCGGCAAATTGGCAACAGGCTCAGGGAATACAAGCATCACCTGGGCATACTGGTGAGCTATGAAATGGGCAAGATATACGAAGAAGGTATGGGTGAGGTGCAGGAAATGATTGACATCTGTGATTTTGCCGTGGGCCTTTCGCGCCAGCTCTACGGACTTACCATGCATTCAGAGCGCACTGATCATCGCATGTACGAACAATGGCATCCGCTGGGGATCGTGGGTATTATCAGCGCATTCAATTTTCCCGTAGCCGTTTATTCATGGAACGCTTTTTTGGCCGCAGTTTGTGGAAACGTAATGATATGGAAGCCTTCTGAAAAAACTCCGCTTTGTGCTGTAGCGGTGCAGAATATCATTGCGCAGGTGCTGAAGAAAAATGAGCTTCCGGAGGGAATATTCAACCTGGCGATTGGAGATGCTAAAATCGGCCAGGCCCTGGCAGCCGATGAAAATGTGGTGCTTGTTTCAGCTACAGGCTCGGTGGGGATGGGGCGCAAAGTGGGCCAGGTAGTGGCCGGGCGGCTTGGCAAAACCCTGCTGGAACTGGGAGGCAATAACGGCATTATCATTAGTCCCAATGCAAATCTGGAACTGGCTCTTAAAGGAATTGTTTTCGGAGCTGTGGGAACGGCCGGCCAGCGCTGCACTTCCACGCGCAGGCTCATTATACACGACAGTATTTATGACGAAGTGCGTGAGAAACTGGTACATGCTTACCAGCAATTGCGCATTGGCCATCCGCTCGATCTCGGGACGCTCGTTGGGCCTTTAATTGATCAGGACGCGGTAAAGATGTACCTTGATGCCATAGAAAAAGTAAAGGCCGAAGGTGGAATTATTGCCCGCGAAGGCGAAAAACTCGAAGGCGAAAAGTATGCCTCCGGATGCTTCGTCAGTCCGTGCATAGCCGAAGCGGATCCGGGTTTCAAAATCGTCTGTGAGGAGACATTTGCTCCGCTTCTCTACCTTATGAAGTATTCGCAACTTGAGGAGGCGATCCGAATCCATAACGATGTGCCGCAGGGACTTTCATCCGCAATCTTTACGAATAGTATGCAGGAAGCCGAGCTGTTTCTGTCTTCCCGTGGTTCCGACTGTGGTATTGCAAACGTGAATATCGGCACCTCAGGAGCAGAAATTGGCGGGGCTTTCGGGGGTGAAAAAAACACCGGTGGAGGCCGCGAATCCGGTTCCGATTCCTGGAAGAGCTACATGCGCAGGCAAACCAATACCATTAACTGGAGCAAGGAATTACCTCTGGCGCAGGGGATTGAATTTGTAATTTGA
- a CDS encoding OmpA family protein, whose product MRKYLHYLTPIIFTIALISCKASREEADKAYKQSEYAVAAEMYKRLYSNKEYNREDKQEVAFLTAESYRRADEYRQAEIQYKKAIRIGYPDPIAHYYHGRMLKQLEKYEDAIVSFQNYKKAAPSDTLADFEIRACELALKWIEEGSRYEVENFRFANSSDNDFAPMYYKSDRTIYFSSDRPESQGNKTYGWTGMGYSDIYSMDKARSRRFDRWANPAALTGDVNTNFNEGTPAFNERGSVMYYTQCNGANGKDSTCRIYEARKRGKDWNVEGPLPFCADSNLLDRYGQPFLSADESKLFFASNREGGLGGHDIWVSFYVKRGRTWSDPVNLGPTINTPGDEFFPYHREDTVLYFSSDYHLGMGGLDIFRSYGTGTDWTEPENLRSPLNSGGDDFGITINESGNEGFFTSNRPRSRGDDIYSFILNPLIFTLSGQVKDLKTEEVIPNAIVTLISSTSDEPQYDTTDESGSYEFTLDAESDYQVMAKKQQYFNSKEEFQTTVGLRVSTDLYQDLYLDPYITVITISGIFYDLDKAFIRPDAASVLDSVVDLLSRNPYLVVEMGSHTDCRNTMAYNEDLSRRRADSAVDYLVRNGIDRQRLFAKGYGETQLANECACEDGAGAGLGCTEAEHQANRRTTFRILATDYNPETKNSETVNKMVESGELEDPNLGSEEDIINAEKKRLEEEKKRLLEEQENPEGPAPEGASPGEPSPEKENKPGGSSRYPE is encoded by the coding sequence ATGAGAAAATACCTGCATTACCTTACCCCAATAATTTTCACCATTGCATTGATTTCCTGTAAAGCTTCCCGCGAAGAAGCGGATAAAGCGTACAAACAAAGTGAGTATGCTGTAGCTGCTGAAATGTACAAGAGGTTATACAGCAATAAAGAGTACAACCGAGAGGATAAACAGGAAGTAGCGTTTTTAACTGCAGAGAGCTACAGGCGTGCAGATGAATATCGCCAGGCAGAAATTCAGTATAAGAAAGCGATCCGCATCGGCTATCCTGATCCCATCGCACATTACTACCATGGCCGGATGCTGAAGCAACTGGAAAAGTATGAGGATGCCATCGTCTCATTTCAGAATTACAAGAAAGCTGCTCCCAGTGATACATTAGCCGATTTCGAGATCAGGGCATGTGAGCTTGCGCTGAAGTGGATTGAGGAGGGTTCCCGCTATGAGGTAGAGAATTTCAGGTTTGCCAATAGCAGTGATAATGATTTTGCGCCCATGTATTATAAAAGTGACCGCACAATCTACTTTAGTTCTGACAGACCTGAATCTCAGGGAAATAAAACCTACGGATGGACCGGCATGGGGTACAGCGATATATATTCTATGGATAAAGCCAGGAGCCGCAGGTTCGACCGCTGGGCAAATCCTGCAGCCCTCACCGGAGACGTAAATACAAACTTCAATGAAGGTACACCCGCTTTTAATGAGCGCGGGTCGGTGATGTATTACACGCAATGCAATGGTGCCAATGGAAAAGATTCCACCTGCCGGATCTATGAAGCCAGAAAACGAGGCAAAGATTGGAACGTAGAAGGCCCCTTACCTTTTTGTGCTGATTCAAATCTCCTTGATAGATATGGCCAGCCTTTTCTTTCAGCAGACGAGAGCAAGCTGTTCTTTGCCAGCAACAGGGAAGGCGGACTGGGCGGACATGATATCTGGGTGAGCTTTTATGTTAAAAGAGGACGTACCTGGAGTGATCCCGTGAACTTAGGCCCTACCATAAATACCCCCGGGGATGAATTCTTTCCTTATCACCGCGAGGATACCGTCCTGTATTTCTCTTCTGATTATCACCTGGGAATGGGCGGCCTGGATATTTTCAGAAGTTACGGAACCGGAACCGACTGGACGGAACCTGAAAACCTGCGTTCACCATTGAATTCAGGTGGTGATGATTTTGGAATTACTATTAATGAGTCGGGTAATGAAGGATTTTTTACCTCTAACAGACCCCGGAGCCGTGGCGATGATATTTATTCTTTTATCCTGAACCCACTCATATTTACATTGAGCGGACAGGTTAAGGACCTGAAAACAGAAGAAGTGATTCCCAATGCAATCGTTACACTCATCAGCAGCACCAGCGATGAGCCACAATACGATACTACAGACGAAAGTGGAAGCTATGAGTTTACATTGGATGCTGAGTCGGATTATCAGGTCATGGCGAAAAAGCAACAATACTTTAACAGCAAAGAAGAATTTCAAACCACTGTCGGGCTGAGGGTAAGCACCGATCTATATCAGGATCTATATCTCGATCCGTACATCACCGTTATTACCATTAGCGGTATTTTTTACGATTTGGACAAAGCGTTCATCAGACCTGATGCCGCCAGTGTCTTGGACTCCGTTGTTGATTTGTTAAGCAGAAATCCATATCTCGTTGTTGAAATGGGATCACATACAGATTGCCGGAACACAATGGCATACAATGAGGATCTCTCTAGAAGAAGGGCAGACTCTGCTGTGGACTATTTGGTGAGGAATGGCATTGACAGGCAAAGATTATTTGCCAAAGGCTATGGTGAAACCCAGCTTGCGAATGAATGTGCTTGCGAGGATGGAGCAGGAGCAGGCCTGGGTTGTACTGAAGCTGAACACCAGGCCAACAGGCGGACTACCTTTAGGATTTTAGCAACGGATTATAATCCTGAAACCAAGAACAGCGAAACCGTAAATAAAATGGTGGAAAGCGGAGAACTTGAAGATCCAAATCTTGGAAGTGAGGAGGATATAATCAATGCAGAGAAAAAACGCCTGGAAGAAGAGAAAAAAAGACTGCTTGAGGAACAGGAAAATCCGGAAGGTCCGGCACCTGAAGGCGCAAGTCCTGGAGAGCCAAGTCCTGAAAAGGAAAATAAACCCGGTGGTAGTTCCAGGTATCCGGAATAA